Within Terriglobales bacterium, the genomic segment ATGTGGCTGAAGGTCGAGGTCGCGGCCTCGGAGACCCTGGCCGAAGCCGGCATCGTCCCCCCGGAAGCCGCCGCCGCCATCCGCGACCGGGGCGATTTTGACCTGAAGCGCATCCACGAGGTCGAGGCCGAGGTGAAGCACGACGTCATCGCCTTCACCACCGCGGTGGCGGAGAAGGTCGGGCCACAGGCGCGTTGGCTGCACTACGGCCTCACCTCCAACGACGTGGTCGACACCGCGCAGGCGCTCCAGGTGAAAGAAGCGTCGGCCATCATCCTGAAGGACCTGGAGAAGCTGCGCGAGGTGCTGAAGCGCCGCGCCTTCGAGTTCCGGCGCACGCCCCAGATCGGCCGGACGCACGGCGTCCACGCCGAGCCCATCACCTTCGGCCTGAAACTGGCCAACTGGTACGCCGAGGTCGAGCGCGACCTGGCGCGCTTCCGCCGCGCCGCCGAAGAGATGCGCTTCGGCAAGCTCTCCGGGGCGGTCGGGAACCTGGCGCACCTCGAACCGGAGCACGAAGTGGCCATCTGCAAGCGGCTGGGGCTGGAGGCGGAACCGGTGTCGTCGCAGGTCATCGCGCGCGACCGCCACGCCAACTACGTGGCCACGCTCGCCGTCATCGC encodes:
- the purB gene encoding adenylosuccinate lyase — encoded protein: MWLKVEVAASETLAEAGIVPPEAAAAIRDRGDFDLKRIHEVEAEVKHDVIAFTTAVAEKVGPQARWLHYGLTSNDVVDTAQALQVKEASAIILKDLEKLREVLKRRAFEFRRTPQIGRTHGVHAEPITFGLKLANWYAEVERDLARFRRAAEEMRFGKLSGAVGNLAHLEPEHEVAICKRLGLEAEPVSSQVIARDRHANYVATLAVIATTLEKIALEIRHLQRTEVREAEEFFSQKQKGSSAMPHKRNPVTCEQVCGLARVVRANAQAAFENVALWHERDISHSSVERVILPDSTILIDYMLQKTANLVDTMFVYPKRMLANLESTGGLVFSGQLLLDLAESGMSREQAYRVVQKHAMNAWKKGENFRQLVLKDKQITARVPKAKIERAFDLNRQLRNVDRIFERVFGTAAKKR